A segment of the Labrys wisconsinensis genome:
TCGCGGCGGAGGTGGCCCATTTCAGGAAGGCCCAGCCGTTCTGCTGGTTGGACGAGCTGGAGGGAATGCCGAGGCTCCAGCCGCCGATGCTGACGTTCTGCTTGACGCCCGCCGCCTTGGGCAGCGCACCGACGTCGAACGTCTCCATGACGTCGGACTTCTTGCCGGTCATGTAGCCGCTGTTCTTGACGAGATAGAAATAGGGCGTCCACCAGTAGAACATGCCGATGTCGCCGGCGGCGAAGCGGGTGCCGGCGTCGAACCAGACATAGTTGATCGCTTCGGGTGGCGAGAGCTTGTAGAGCTCCTGGTAGAGCGCGACGGACTTCGCCCAGGCGTCGCCGGTGAGCTGCGGCGTGAAATCCCAGGGGCTCTCGGGGAAGGACTTGAACCAGCGGGCGCCGTTGCTCGCCGCAACTTGCGTGAACATGTGGACGATCGGGGTGGGCTGCGAGCCGCAGACCACGGTCGGGAACAGCGGCTTGCCGCCGGCCTGCTTGCCGGCGAGCGATTGCAGCGTCTGGAGATAGGCGTCCCAGGTCCAGGCCTCGTCCGTGGCCTTGGGCGGCGCCTTGACGCCGAACTGGCCGAAGAGGTCCTTGCGGTAGATCACGCCCTGGGCATAGGCCGCCACGGGCAGGGTGACGAAGCGGCCTTTCCAGATGTTGGAGGAATAGAGCACTTCCGGGATGAAGTCGCCGAGGTCGATGGCCTTGTCGGCCTTGATGAAGTCGTCGAGCGGCGTGACCCAGCCATTGTCGAGATATTGGCCCGACCACATCTGGTCGACGGTGATGACGTCGGCGTCCGAGGTCTTGGCGACGAAGGAGGAGACGAGGCGGGCCTGCAGCGCGTCGTAGGACAGGCTCTCCAGCTCGACCTTGAGGCCGGTCTCCTTCTCGAACTCCGGCAGCATCGCCTTCATGGAGAAGAAGAACGGGTCCTCCACCGAGAGCACGCGCACGGTGCCGGAGCCCGCGGCGCGGGCGGGCGCGACGGACGCGCCGGCGAGCGCGGCCGCGGCCAGCGCGCCGGATCCGGCCTGCAGCAGCGCGCGCCTGGTCAAAGGATCGATGATGTCTTGCGGCATGTCAGCTTCCCCTCTTGCCTCGTTCCGGCTCTGCCCGGCGGGGCGAGCCGACGATGGTCGTGCACGGCGGCCTTGTTGTTGTGGCCTGCTCTGGTAAGTTTGATGCTCTCACATACAAACTACCTCGTCAAGGCGACG
Coding sequences within it:
- a CDS encoding ABC transporter substrate-binding protein, with product MPQDIIDPLTRRALLQAGSGALAAAALAGASVAPARAAGSGTVRVLSVEDPFFFSMKAMLPEFEKETGLKVELESLSYDALQARLVSSFVAKTSDADVITVDQMWSGQYLDNGWVTPLDDFIKADKAIDLGDFIPEVLYSSNIWKGRFVTLPVAAYAQGVIYRKDLFGQFGVKAPPKATDEAWTWDAYLQTLQSLAGKQAGGKPLFPTVVCGSQPTPIVHMFTQVAASNGARWFKSFPESPWDFTPQLTGDAWAKSVALYQELYKLSPPEAINYVWFDAGTRFAAGDIGMFYWWTPYFYLVKNSGYMTGKKSDVMETFDVGALPKAAGVKQNVSIGGWSLGIPSSSSNQQNGWAFLKWATSAATQKKMALWPDLNYQFSDFARRSLYKDADVAKVYPYLDVQLAMMEQGNGKISRPPVPGYTALEGVLGLQLNQFLSGGGEVAAGLKQTDELFKNVLGANFLLPYKQPSFDDSLEAAKGLIKTLS